A window of Aerococcus urinae contains these coding sequences:
- the secA2 gene encoding accessory Sec system translocase SecA2: MLKIDLDKKRLRRLNRILDQVNSYAGAMSRLSDGSLKEKTNEFKERYQAGESLDDLLPEAYAAVREAAKRVLGMYPYDVQVIGAIVLHEGNIAEMKTGEGKTLTATMPLYLNALTGKGVILVTVNDYLSRRDAEDMGPLYRFMGLSIAMGVPENSDDLTAEDKRKIYGADIVYTTHSALGFDYLGDNLAADKEDQFLRNFYYVIIDEVDAVLLDGATSPLVISGSPRVQSNFYQLANDFVESLEAGRDYEVTAEKDAVWLTQEGIGHAERYFRLDKFYAQSNRELVRHVSLALKAHELFTNEKDYVVRDGEVELLDSRDGRVLKGTRLQAGQHQAIEAKEHVELTDENRSMASITYQNLFLLFDRMAGMTGTGKPAEDEFIDTYNMEVISIPTNKPVIRKDYPDEIYRSFPEKLAASIQYIEEKHATGQPLLIATGSVQLSMLYSTILLNDGIPHNVLNAYNEAKEAEMIKEAGQHGAVTVATAMAGRGTDIKLGQRVADLGGLAVIGTERMVSERIDLQLRGRAGRQGDPGMSKFFVSLEDELIQKWAPEHIRYQSDPDEEIDDIKQLSNFRYEKYFNQAQEASDASGESARKQIIQMDEDMSIQRKLIYQTRDQLLEGEGLEEVNLGHLAEKVMKNLVDNLDPDKSRKAQIDRWIFDNLTYNYEPRSIDHLSDKALIDYLMNIFFTILESKKEHLGHGEYFEDFERKCILKAIDEVWVEQVDYLTQFKQVVVTRSSAQRNPIYEYQKEALWSYNEMKDRIYQKIVYYLSLSRVVADKNGQPIIQFA; the protein is encoded by the coding sequence ATGCTTAAAATTGATTTAGATAAAAAACGTTTAAGGCGACTGAATCGTATTCTTGACCAAGTCAATTCTTATGCAGGAGCTATGTCCCGCTTATCAGATGGTAGTCTCAAGGAGAAGACTAATGAATTTAAAGAACGATATCAAGCAGGTGAGTCTTTAGACGACCTCCTACCCGAAGCCTATGCTGCAGTAAGGGAAGCAGCGAAACGTGTTTTAGGGATGTATCCCTATGATGTCCAAGTGATCGGAGCTATTGTACTCCATGAGGGAAATATCGCTGAAATGAAGACCGGAGAAGGTAAGACATTGACTGCAACTATGCCCTTATACCTCAATGCTTTAACTGGTAAGGGAGTAATTCTAGTTACAGTCAACGATTATTTATCCCGCCGTGATGCCGAAGACATGGGGCCCCTTTATCGCTTTATGGGCTTATCTATTGCAATGGGAGTCCCCGAAAATTCAGACGATTTAACCGCTGAAGATAAAAGGAAAATTTATGGAGCTGATATTGTCTATACGACTCATTCTGCTCTAGGCTTCGATTATTTGGGTGATAATTTAGCTGCTGATAAAGAAGATCAATTTTTACGGAATTTTTATTATGTCATTATTGATGAAGTGGATGCAGTTTTACTTGATGGTGCGACTAGTCCTTTAGTGATTTCAGGTTCTCCAAGAGTTCAATCGAATTTCTATCAGCTAGCTAATGACTTTGTAGAAAGCCTTGAAGCAGGACGTGATTATGAAGTGACTGCTGAAAAGGATGCGGTTTGGCTTACCCAAGAGGGGATAGGACATGCAGAAAGATATTTCCGTTTAGATAAATTTTATGCCCAATCCAATCGTGAGCTGGTACGCCATGTGAGTTTAGCCCTTAAGGCCCATGAATTATTCACCAATGAGAAGGACTATGTGGTTCGTGATGGTGAGGTGGAATTATTAGATAGTCGTGACGGTCGGGTTCTAAAAGGAACACGCTTGCAGGCAGGACAGCACCAGGCTATCGAAGCCAAAGAACATGTTGAATTGACTGATGAAAATCGGTCTATGGCTTCGATTACCTATCAAAATTTATTCTTACTCTTTGACCGGATGGCAGGAATGACAGGAACAGGAAAACCGGCTGAGGACGAATTTATTGACACTTATAATATGGAAGTCATTTCGATTCCAACCAATAAGCCCGTCATTCGCAAAGACTATCCGGATGAAATTTACCGCAGTTTTCCAGAAAAACTGGCTGCTTCAATCCAATACATCGAAGAAAAACACGCTACTGGTCAACCCCTATTAATTGCGACCGGATCTGTTCAGTTATCCATGTTGTATTCAACGATTTTGCTGAATGATGGTATCCCCCATAACGTGCTCAATGCCTATAATGAAGCTAAAGAGGCGGAAATGATTAAAGAGGCTGGTCAACATGGAGCTGTGACAGTTGCGACTGCCATGGCTGGCCGCGGAACAGACATTAAGTTAGGACAGAGAGTTGCTGACTTAGGTGGCTTAGCAGTTATTGGAACCGAACGTATGGTTAGTGAACGCATTGATTTACAATTACGTGGCCGTGCAGGAAGGCAGGGAGACCCAGGAATGAGTAAGTTCTTTGTGTCCTTAGAAGACGAACTCATCCAAAAATGGGCACCAGAGCATATTCGTTATCAGTCGGATCCTGATGAAGAGATTGATGATATTAAACAGTTATCTAATTTTCGCTATGAGAAATACTTTAATCAAGCTCAAGAAGCTAGTGATGCTAGTGGGGAAAGTGCTAGAAAACAGATCATACAAATGGATGAAGATATGAGTATTCAAAGAAAACTGATTTATCAAACCCGCGATCAATTGTTAGAAGGTGAAGGATTAGAGGAAGTCAACCTTGGTCACTTAGCAGAGAAAGTCATGAAAAACCTTGTTGATAACCTTGATCCAGATAAAAGTCGTAAGGCCCAGATTGACCGCTGGATTTTTGATAATTTAACTTATAATTATGAACCTAGAAGTATCGATCATTTGTCAGACAAAGCTCTCATCGATTATTTAATGAATATTTTTTTCACTATTTTAGAATCTAAAAAAGAACATTTAGGCCATGGAGAGTATTTTGAGGATTTTGAGCGTAAGTGTATATTAAAAGCCATTGATGAAGTTTGGGTGGAGCAAGTGGACTATTTGACCCAATTTAAGCAAGTTGTTGTAACCAGGAGTTCAGCTCAGCGCAACCCCATTTACGAATACCAAAAAGAAGCGCTATGGTCTTATAATGAAATGAAGGATCGGATTTATCAAAAAATTGTCTATTATTTATCATTGAGTCGAGTTGTGGCTGATAAAAATGGTCAACCTATAATTCAATTTGCATAA